The genomic stretch ATGAATATCGCTGATGACATGAATCGTGCCCTTGGGCAAGGTGCGGATGGCCGAGAGCCTCGCAATTTCCGCCATCGCAGAATCGATATTCGGAAAACGTTCGGCGAACAGACGGAGAATGGTAAGAGATTTCTCGGATGGATTTGGCATAAGATAGTATTCGTGATCTTTGCTGTGTAAAAAGATCAATCTTGTTGTCGATTCCAGTCAAACGTACCCCCCCTCGGTCGACACCCCGAACCAGCCGACCACCTCCTCAAAGCCTTCAAAGTCGACTGGATGTGCTACCAACCGTCAGGAGACTCGTGCTGGAATTCTTGATCTCGTATTGCTTTACCCGGCTAAACCGACGTTCCCATGTGGTCGCCGACTCTGGCGTACAGTTCTCGGTTCTGTTGTGAGTTGTCGACAAGGTCTTGATCAAACTGAATACGGCCAGGTTCAAAAATCGTGATCGTGGACGAACCTCCAAAACGAAAGTAACCTTTCTCGTTTCCCTTTGCGACCTTCGCTCCTTCGGAGTACGTTTGACAAATCCCTCCCACGCAAGTCGCTCCGATTTCCATGACAAGGACTTGTCCAAACGATTCCGTTTCCAGCTTGGTCAGGCACCGCTTGTTTGTCGTCAGAATATGAATGTTCTGACAGAGCGCGATCGGGTTCACAGAATACAGGGGGCCATTGACTAGTCTTGTCGCGCTTGGCACACCCGCAATCGGAAAGTGAAAGCGGTGGTAGTCGACGGGACACAATCGCGAAAGAAGTAGACTCCCCTGAGCGTATTGGTCAGCCAGATGCTTATCATCCAGTAACGTGGCCAGGTCGAACATTTCGCCTTTGACGAACAGTCCTTCGCACCGCGAGAGGTCTGGCACGCACAAATGGCGACCGTCTGCGGGGAACACGATCGATGAAGCGTCCGGATCAATCGGCCTCGCTTCAGGTTTGAGCTCCCGAAAAAAGAACTCGTTGAAGTTCGCGAAGTCATCGACGTCACGCACGAACTCAGACGCATCGAGCTCATAGTTCTTTATAAAAGGCGCGATCTTCTTTCGTGTGCTAGGACGATCCATCTTCCATCCATACCAATGCGAAAACAAAGCTCGCTTCACCAGGACGCTCAGAGAGATTCGCCCGCCCAGCGTACCATAGGTCCAACGCAGGGCTTTGTCGCCGTAGATTTTTTCAACGCACGCTTCGTCGCGGTATCGGTCGTAATAGACGATTTCATCCATATTCACAAACTTCATCAACAGGAGGCTCGCTGCGGTGCTGCCATTGTATCGGAACAACCACCAAGTGAAACCGCTGTCTGAAGTTGCATGATCTGGCTACCCATGCATGTGGCTTGGTATGCTCCGTTCTGGTCACGAGAGGTTTCGTAAAACTCAGCAAGTCCGATCAGTTCGGGTGGCCACTTCTTGAGTCCGGCTGGCACGGGAGCCTCGACAGAAAACCAAAGCTGAGTCAGCTCTCGAGTTCTAACAAGCTGGCTTGGTCACTGACTGGCGAGTCTTCAGCCACACGCTATTGCACGATCGTACAAGGTGGACCAACTTTAATGGCAGTGAGCTCGTCGTAGTCGGGCTCTGAACCATCCAGTGCAATGAAGATGGTTGAACGCCCGTTGTTCAATTTCAATCCAGTGTACCAAACATCGTACATACCATCTTCACCGTCCATGTACATGATGTTGCCCAACTCGCAATCTGTTTCCTGGACGGTATAGATGCTTGGAGACGAGCGAGTGCACCCAACCAAGAAGATGCATGCGAAAATTGCATACACAAGAATCTGCATTACTTCTCCGCGTCCAAGATTTCCTGCAGCTCGTCGTGCATCCGCATCAGATCTCGAAAAGTATGCTTTGCCCTGACGGGATCGACCGTTGGACGCCATTTCAGTGGGGCCGAGAGCGACGTATCAAAGGGGATCCCCGTAAGCAATGTCTGTGATGAAACACTGGCTCTGGGAATCGTGCGCCAGGACGGCGTCTTAGACCCAGCATCATGCGACAGTACGAGTCGTAGGTTTCGCAATAATGGGGTGCCGATTTCGAATGCCGCGGAGACAACCATTTTCGCCTTGTTTGCCTCCTCGGCAGGTATGGGCGTGAGCACAAATCCAGTCGGTAGCAATTCTGATTCAGTAGAACAGAGTTCTGCACGCTCGTATCGAAGTATTGCAAAGGGAACGTAATGCTGTTTCGCGGAATTGGGTTCTTGTCCGATTGCCGCTCGAACGTCGACAGCCGGAGCGATGAGGACTAGGCCAATGATCACCGCAAAGAGAAGACGCAAGCGTTTAGATTCGACAACTACTGCCACAGTCGCGCTCCACATACATTATTCGTTAATCAACGGCACAGGCTACCGCGAAAGCCAGCATCCGTTTGAGAATGTCGCCGATATTGAACTGCGAAGGTGACATGGCAGCATCGCGGTGCTGGTGCACGTAATCGATCGCCAAGGCATCGTCTACCGATGACTCGGCGATTGCGTCAAATTTCAACGCCATCCGAGTCAACATGGCTGCAATCCGTTTCAGTTTGGCCTT from Novipirellula artificiosorum encodes the following:
- a CDS encoding phosphatidylserine decarboxylase, producing MDEIVYYDRYRDEACVEKIYGDKALRWTYGTLGGRISLSVLVKRALFSHWYGWKMDRPSTRKKIAPFIKNYELDASEFVRDVDDFANFNEFFFRELKPEARPIDPDASSIVFPADGRHLCVPDLSRCEGLFVKGEMFDLATLLDDKHLADQYAQGSLLLSRLCPVDYHRFHFPIAGVPSATRLVNGPLYSVNPIALCQNIHILTTNKRCLTKLETESFGQVLVMEIGATCVGGICQTYSEGAKVAKGNEKGYFRFGGSSTITIFEPGRIQFDQDLVDNSQQNRELYARVGDHMGTSV